One Limisphaerales bacterium DNA window includes the following coding sequences:
- a CDS encoding PQQ-binding-like beta-propeller repeat protein → MSKHTLFSAALTLSLAASVMADNWPSWRGPKVNGSATGGAYPVKLTDEAKWAWRVALPGKGCSTPIVWGDHIVLTAPVEGKDALLAFDWNGRKRWQVVLGREKPGKHRNGSGSNSSAVTDGTAFFAFFKSKTLAAVDFKGKVLWQKDLSSYGRDSLYWDFGTSPVLTQKHVVMALMREGNSWLLAFDKRTGELAWKVERNYKTPREGDHSYATPLVTQQNGREALLVWGAERLTAHDAANGKILWSCAGFNPQKRGNWVVVSSFVKVGDMAVVPYGRGSKLAGIKLNGKGDVTASHRAWETGASSFVPTPAAHEGRVYTVRDRGEVLCTNPKTGETIWKGQFPKNRASYYSSPSIGDGKIYSAREDGTVFVAGISGGFKLLSENDMGERIIASPVPVNSKLLLRGEKHLYCIKGN, encoded by the coding sequence ATGTCAAAGCACACTCTTTTTTCCGCCGCACTCACTCTCTCTTTGGCCGCCTCGGTGATGGCTGACAACTGGCCGAGTTGGCGGGGGCCGAAAGTCAATGGCAGCGCGACGGGCGGGGCGTATCCCGTGAAGCTCACCGACGAGGCGAAGTGGGCGTGGCGGGTGGCGTTACCGGGAAAAGGGTGCTCGACGCCGATTGTGTGGGGGGATCACATCGTGTTGACCGCGCCGGTGGAGGGGAAGGATGCGTTGCTGGCGTTTGACTGGAATGGGCGGAAGCGCTGGCAGGTGGTGCTGGGCCGGGAGAAACCGGGGAAGCACCGGAACGGTTCGGGAAGCAATTCCTCGGCGGTGACGGATGGGACGGCGTTCTTCGCGTTCTTTAAAAGCAAGACGCTGGCGGCGGTGGATTTTAAGGGGAAGGTGCTTTGGCAAAAGGATCTCTCGTCGTATGGGCGCGACTCGTTGTACTGGGATTTTGGGACTTCACCGGTGCTCACGCAGAAGCACGTGGTAATGGCATTGATGCGCGAGGGGAACTCGTGGCTGCTGGCGTTTGACAAGCGCACGGGGGAGCTGGCGTGGAAGGTGGAGCGCAATTATAAAACGCCGCGCGAGGGCGACCACAGCTATGCAACGCCGTTGGTCACGCAGCAAAACGGACGCGAGGCGTTGCTGGTGTGGGGCGCGGAACGACTCACGGCGCACGATGCGGCCAACGGGAAAATTCTCTGGAGTTGCGCGGGTTTTAATCCGCAAAAGCGCGGCAACTGGGTGGTGGTGTCGTCCTTCGTGAAGGTAGGCGATATGGCGGTGGTGCCCTACGGGCGCGGCAGCAAGCTGGCGGGCATCAAGCTCAACGGCAAGGGCGACGTGACGGCTTCGCATCGCGCGTGGGAAACGGGCGCGAGCAGTTTCGTGCCGACGCCCGCCGCGCATGAGGGCCGCGTATACACCGTGCGCGACCGCGGCGAGGTGCTGTGCACGAACCCGAAGACGGGCGAGACGATCTGGAAGGGTCAGTTCCCCAAAAACCGCGCGAGCTACTACTCCAGCCCGTCCATCGGCGACGGCAAGATTTATTCCGCCCGCGAGGACGGCACGGTGTTTGTCGCGGGAATTAGTGGCGGCTTCAAGTTATTGTCGGAGAATGACATGGGCGAGCGCATCATCGCCTCGCCGGTGCCGGTGAACAGCAAGCTTCTGCTGCGCGGGGAAAAGCATCTCTACTGCATCAAGGGAAATTAG